A portion of the Acidisoma sp. PAMC 29798 genome contains these proteins:
- the katG gene encoding catalase/peroxidase HPI: protein MIHDKINAETFEMTGKCPFGGDRIGGSLGTPPTLSEWYPDRLKVELLYRAGQRANPLGDDFDYAKAFNRIDLDALKQRIKAFLTSSVAWWPSDYGNYGPQMIRMAWHAAGTYRIADGRGGAGDALQRFAPISSWWDNGNTDKSRRLIWPIKQKYGSALSWGDLMVLTGNCALEIMGFPTFGFAGGRRDAWEADNSTYWGPEVWDPKTAPSPDSMVTRDKRWRGKNGDEDYDLENPLAATHQALIYVNPEGPYANGDPMGSARDIRIAFSHMAMNNEETVALIAGGHAFGKSHGKVTADKVGPPPEIAPIEAMGLGWQNPEGTGFAEYTMTNGIEGSWTPDPTKWDNTYLENLFKFEWDQTKSPAGALQWTPTDPDAPKTPDAHIVGKMNPLMMMTSDIALKVDPDYRHVCVKFLNDFDAFTQAFSKAWYKLTHRDMGPRERYLGPEKKNEDDLLWQDPIPPRDFDLIEGADIAVLKQSVLSTGMSVSDLVFTAFSAAVTHRSSDKRGGANGGRLALAPQKDWVVNRRAVPVVAALRELKDAFNSKQTGGKKVSLADLIVLGGCAALEKAAAEASVVITIPFTPGRRDTTQELTDIEMFEWLKPVADGFRNYLDEQIEEISQGVAPEEMFLDKAQLLSLTAPEWVALVGGLRAMNANYDSSGHGVFTDRVGVLTNDFFTVLTSMDYEWKKADARGMLFSLENRSTRQTRFTATRSDLIFGSNSQLRAVAEVYASSDGHEPFVRNFVQAWDKVMMLDRYDLGV, encoded by the coding sequence ATGATCCACGACAAGATCAATGCCGAGACCTTCGAAATGACGGGGAAGTGCCCGTTCGGCGGTGATCGCATCGGCGGTTCGTTGGGGACGCCGCCAACTCTCTCCGAATGGTATCCGGATCGGCTGAAAGTCGAGTTACTCTACCGGGCCGGGCAGCGAGCCAATCCGCTGGGCGACGATTTTGATTATGCCAAAGCCTTCAACCGCATCGACCTCGATGCTCTGAAGCAAAGAATCAAGGCATTCCTGACGTCGTCGGTGGCGTGGTGGCCGTCGGACTATGGCAATTATGGCCCACAGATGATCCGCATGGCTTGGCACGCAGCGGGAACCTATCGCATCGCCGATGGGCGCGGCGGCGCCGGTGACGCACTGCAGCGCTTTGCGCCGATCAGCAGCTGGTGGGATAACGGCAATACTGACAAGTCGCGTCGGCTGATCTGGCCGATCAAGCAGAAATATGGCAGTGCATTGTCCTGGGGTGACCTGATGGTGCTCACCGGCAACTGCGCGCTCGAGATCATGGGGTTCCCGACCTTCGGCTTTGCCGGCGGTCGCCGCGACGCCTGGGAGGCGGATAATAGCACCTATTGGGGCCCGGAGGTGTGGGACCCCAAAACGGCGCCGTCGCCTGACAGCATGGTGACGCGCGACAAAAGGTGGCGGGGTAAAAACGGCGACGAAGACTACGACCTCGAGAACCCGCTTGCGGCGACGCATCAGGCGCTAATCTACGTGAATCCTGAAGGTCCATATGCCAATGGCGACCCGATGGGTTCGGCGCGCGACATTCGCATCGCCTTCTCCCACATGGCCATGAACAATGAGGAGACGGTAGCACTGATCGCCGGCGGTCATGCGTTCGGCAAGAGTCATGGCAAGGTCACGGCAGACAAGGTCGGGCCGCCGCCGGAGATCGCGCCGATCGAGGCGATGGGTCTCGGTTGGCAGAATCCCGAAGGCACCGGATTCGCCGAATATACGATGACCAACGGCATTGAAGGAAGTTGGACACCGGACCCGACTAAGTGGGACAATACCTACCTTGAGAATCTGTTCAAATTCGAATGGGACCAAACTAAGAGCCCAGCGGGCGCGCTGCAGTGGACGCCAACCGACCCGGACGCACCCAAAACGCCGGATGCGCATATCGTGGGCAAGATGAACCCGCTGATGATGATGACCAGCGATATCGCGCTGAAAGTCGACCCCGACTATCGCCATGTGTGCGTGAAGTTTCTCAACGATTTCGATGCGTTCACCCAGGCTTTCTCCAAGGCGTGGTACAAGCTGACCCATCGCGACATGGGGCCGCGTGAGCGCTACCTTGGCCCCGAGAAGAAGAACGAGGACGATCTGCTATGGCAGGATCCGATTCCACCCCGCGATTTTGACCTGATCGAAGGTGCAGACATTGCCGTGCTCAAGCAGTCGGTCCTGTCTACAGGCATGTCAGTCTCCGATCTGGTGTTTACCGCATTCTCGGCTGCGGTGACCCATCGAAGCAGCGATAAGCGCGGGGGCGCCAATGGCGGGCGGCTTGCGCTAGCCCCGCAGAAAGACTGGGTCGTCAACCGTCGGGCCGTGCCGGTGGTGGCGGCACTGCGCGAACTGAAAGACGCCTTCAATAGCAAGCAGACGGGAGGCAAGAAGGTATCGCTCGCTGACCTAATTGTGCTTGGCGGCTGCGCCGCGCTCGAAAAGGCCGCGGCCGAAGCGAGCGTCGTGATCACGATTCCTTTCACCCCGGGTCGCCGTGATACGACGCAGGAGCTCACCGATATCGAGATGTTCGAGTGGTTGAAGCCCGTGGCCGACGGGTTCCGCAACTATCTCGACGAGCAGATCGAGGAAATTTCACAGGGCGTCGCTCCCGAGGAAATGTTCCTCGACAAGGCTCAGCTCCTGTCGCTCACGGCACCGGAATGGGTGGCCCTGGTAGGTGGCCTCAGGGCCATGAATGCCAATTATGACAGCTCCGGTCATGGCGTCTTCACAGATCGTGTTGGCGTGCTGACCAACGACTTTTTCACCGTGCTAACTAGTATGGACTATGAGTGGAAAAAGGCGGACGCGAGGGGCATGCTGTTTTCTTTAGAAAATCGTTCGACGAGGCAAACGCGGTTCACCGCGACACGGTCCGACCTCATCTTCGGCTCCAATAGCCAGTTGCGTGCGGTTGCTGAAGTTTATGCCAGCAGTGATGGTCACGAACCGTTCGTGAGGAACTTCGTTCAAGCGTGGGACAAAGTCATGATGCTTGACCGATATGACTTGGGCGTCTGA
- a CDS encoding c-type cytochrome, translating into MLLKPLLALFLAAAAVWTPSAVAADAGRGKLDYGMCFGCHAIGPHARVKVGPPLNGVVGQRWATYRGYDYSPGLRAGGAAGKTWTVATLNDWLKGPRDMVPSTKMGFAGMTNTRDRADVIAYLDQFDASGHKK; encoded by the coding sequence ATGCTGCTAAAGCCGCTTTTGGCACTCTTCTTGGCTGCCGCTGCCGTCTGGACCCCCTCTGCCGTTGCGGCTGATGCCGGACGCGGGAAGTTGGACTATGGCATGTGCTTTGGCTGTCATGCCATCGGGCCCCACGCCCGGGTGAAGGTCGGGCCGCCCCTCAACGGCGTCGTCGGCCAGCGGTGGGCGACTTACCGCGGCTACGATTATTCCCCTGGACTTCGCGCAGGCGGTGCCGCCGGCAAAACCTGGACCGTCGCGACTTTGAACGATTGGCTCAAGGGCCCGAGGGACATGGTGCCGAGCACGAAGATGGGCTTCGCGGGGATGACCAATACCCGAGATCGTGCCGACGTGATTGCATATCTCGATCAGTTTGACGCATCCGGCCACAAGAAATAG
- a CDS encoding BamA/TamA family outer membrane protein — MSLPISPDIGLTGRVFVDVGALSGVKETNGPIYGTPAPRVAAGVGFSWDTPFGLINIDLADPLLKYGGDKTQIFRFASGKPLFEQTRQRVRTSGHNNEND; from the coding sequence TTGTCGCTTCCAATCTCACCGGATATTGGGCTTACGGGCCGGGTCTTTGTGGACGTCGGTGCGCTGTCCGGTGTTAAGGAGACAAATGGCCCAATCTATGGCACCCCTGCGCCGCGCGTCGCTGCTGGCGTGGGGTTCTCGTGGGATACGCCCTTCGGGCTCATCAACATCGATCTAGCTGATCCTCTTCTGAAGTACGGCGGCGACAAAACGCAAATCTTCCGCTTTGCATCGGGAAAGCCGCTATTTGAACAAACAAGGCAGAGGGTTCGCACCAGCGGACACAACAATGAGAACGACTGA
- a CDS encoding cytochrome b/b6 domain-containing protein produces MNDMRNPNLQLRDPRRDVFTAGVSTKGERSLSRPSHLTRVIHLLLLIAVLNQLMTSQFMESPLPGDSPGLLYTLHEYVGLASFLIVFGFWIWALIRNGETRISRLFPWFSVTRIWEVLTDFLDQLRHLIRRDLSDDTSGAMASAVHGLGLLIVTAMAVTGSFSFFARGSALAHTALAVHSLMANLMWAYLIGHSALAALHHLLGSDILTRMFWLRRNAFWPRWRP; encoded by the coding sequence ATGAACGACATGAGAAATCCCAATTTGCAACTCCGCGATCCGCGCCGTGACGTCTTTACGGCAGGTGTGTCGACCAAGGGCGAGCGTAGTCTGTCTCGTCCATCGCACCTGACCCGCGTGATTCACCTGCTGTTGCTCATCGCGGTTCTCAACCAGTTGATGACCAGCCAATTTATGGAATCGCCTCTCCCTGGAGACTCACCCGGTCTGCTCTACACCCTTCACGAATATGTTGGTCTTGCGAGCTTTCTGATTGTCTTCGGCTTTTGGATATGGGCCCTTATCCGTAACGGCGAGACGCGGATCTCCAGACTCTTTCCGTGGTTCTCCGTTACCCGCATTTGGGAGGTCTTGACGGACTTTCTGGATCAACTCCGCCACCTTATCCGTCGCGATCTCTCCGACGATACCAGCGGGGCAATGGCGAGCGCCGTCCATGGCCTCGGCCTGCTCATTGTCACCGCGATGGCGGTAACGGGGTCTTTCTCCTTCTTCGCGCGTGGGTCTGCCCTCGCTCACACCGCTCTCGCTGTCCATAGCCTTATGGCGAATCTAATGTGGGCCTACCTCATCGGCCACTCAGCCCTGGCCGCTCTTCATCACCTGCTCGGCAGTGACATCCTTACCCGCATGTTCTGGCTGCGACGGAACGCATTCTGGCCACGCTGGAGGCCCTGA
- a CDS encoding response regulator, translating to MRVLVVEDERELAILIRASLERGGFAADVAATMASAGEHLALTSYDACILDLGLPDGSGLQLLQTLRKGRSTLPILILTARDGLEDRVTGLDAGADDYVVKPFHMPELIARIRALLRRPNAALGVSLTFGNLLLETTSRQVKVSGRDIGLSVRETSMLELLLRRQETVVTRQAAEQHLYSFDAEVSPNALEVLVHRLRRRLQEADATVVVHTVRGVGYLMALGT from the coding sequence ATGCGTGTTCTTGTTGTCGAGGATGAGCGAGAGCTTGCCATACTGATCCGCGCCTCTTTGGAACGCGGTGGGTTCGCCGCGGACGTCGCAGCGACCATGGCCTCCGCTGGGGAGCATCTGGCCCTCACGTCATACGACGCATGCATTCTCGACCTCGGACTCCCCGACGGAAGTGGTCTTCAACTCCTTCAAACGCTCAGAAAGGGTCGTTCGACTTTGCCGATCCTCATCCTGACGGCGCGGGACGGTCTGGAGGACAGGGTGACTGGCCTTGACGCGGGTGCCGATGACTACGTGGTCAAGCCCTTCCACATGCCGGAACTTATCGCTCGGATCCGCGCTCTTTTGCGGCGACCCAACGCGGCCCTCGGGGTGTCGCTGACGTTTGGAAACCTGTTGCTGGAAACGACATCCCGCCAGGTTAAGGTCTCCGGTCGAGATATCGGCCTGTCCGTCCGGGAGACATCGATGTTGGAACTGCTGCTGCGCAGACAGGAGACTGTGGTCACGCGGCAGGCGGCAGAGCAGCATTTGTATAGCTTCGACGCCGAGGTGAGTCCGAACGCGCTCGAAGTTCTGGTCCATCGTCTACGTCGCAGGCTGCAGGAGGCAGACGCCACGGTCGTCGTTCACACCGTCCGGGGCGTGGGTTATCTGATGGCATTGGGGACTTGA
- a CDS encoding sensor histidine kinase produces MARVVEVDWSLSIRLAWRLTGLMLFAIVLAAAAVAWRTIATLHDLDDSALQQQVRLVVTHLPPDDGGHAPFGLPSTVTEPFRLSDGDNLFLVFGRGQKLLTSSDPAKAVQALTDLRNPLRAGFFRVPFVLGHPQGMVGYAQPAGGRWVVVLQGREQTAVLLDSLMAHFLFGALWLLLPIGAATALVSLYTLRRAFKPLLRVSAAAAFVGASRPGLRLPVAGLPREVAPLVTAVNEALMRLEQTIASQRIFMAEAAHGLRTPLAVLTARLDTLSDVQDVDPLRHDVDRMARLVGQLLGMTRLESLPLDVSQEVDLQILATEAVADLVPLALQRNIELALLGAQSAVLVRGHKAALTLAITNLIENAIAYAPEGSTVEIVVSLSGMVAVRDRGPGIAPEHWESLLRPFERGRAAVPGGAGLGLAIVSRIAASHHGTLCLDARQDGVTSISLSVTGKGFLTRSDQFYSRDPRQGATTHD; encoded by the coding sequence ATGGCACGGGTCGTCGAGGTTGACTGGTCTCTGTCAATCCGTCTGGCGTGGCGGCTCACAGGATTGATGCTCTTCGCCATCGTACTGGCTGCGGCAGCGGTGGCTTGGCGCACCATCGCGACGCTCCACGACCTTGATGACTCTGCCCTGCAGCAGCAGGTAAGGCTTGTCGTGACCCATCTCCCTCCAGACGACGGCGGACATGCTCCATTCGGTCTGCCCTCCACCGTGACCGAACCGTTTCGGCTCTCCGACGGTGATAACCTCTTTCTCGTCTTCGGCCGCGGGCAGAAGCTGCTGACCTCATCGGATCCCGCGAAAGCAGTTCAGGCGCTGACCGATTTGCGGAACCCGCTGCGCGCGGGCTTTTTTCGAGTACCTTTTGTGCTTGGCCACCCTCAGGGCATGGTGGGCTACGCGCAGCCAGCAGGCGGCCGCTGGGTGGTTGTTCTCCAGGGGCGTGAGCAGACGGCGGTCCTCCTCGACAGCCTGATGGCACACTTTCTTTTCGGCGCTCTATGGCTTCTGCTGCCCATCGGCGCGGCGACAGCCCTCGTCAGCCTCTACACGCTTCGGCGGGCGTTTAAGCCGCTGCTGCGTGTTTCCGCGGCAGCGGCGTTCGTGGGCGCATCTCGGCCGGGTCTTCGCCTACCCGTGGCGGGCCTACCGCGTGAGGTGGCGCCGCTTGTGACCGCCGTTAACGAGGCCCTGATGCGGCTGGAACAGACAATCGCCAGCCAGAGGATATTCATGGCGGAGGCGGCGCATGGCCTGCGGACACCCTTGGCCGTCCTCACCGCGCGCCTTGATACGCTCAGCGATGTTCAAGATGTCGATCCTCTCCGACACGACGTCGATCGGATGGCGCGGCTTGTGGGGCAGCTTCTTGGCATGACCAGGCTCGAAAGCCTCCCACTCGACGTGTCTCAGGAGGTCGATCTGCAAATCCTTGCCACGGAGGCAGTGGCCGACCTGGTACCGCTGGCACTCCAGAGGAACATCGAACTTGCGCTGCTCGGCGCACAGTCGGCCGTTTTGGTTCGCGGTCATAAGGCAGCACTCACCCTTGCCATAACCAATCTGATCGAGAACGCGATTGCCTACGCGCCAGAAGGCAGCACAGTCGAGATTGTGGTTTCGCTCTCTGGGATGGTCGCTGTCCGTGATCGCGGACCAGGGATCGCACCTGAACATTGGGAAAGCCTCCTTCGGCCGTTCGAGCGCGGCCGCGCCGCCGTCCCGGGCGGGGCTGGACTGGGTCTGGCCATCGTGTCGAGAATTGCGGCCTCTCATCACGGAACTCTGTGTCTCGACGCGCGGCAGGATGGGGTTACATCCATCAGTCTAAGCGTGACAGGGAAAGGTTTTCTGACCCGTAGCGATCAATTTTATTCACGAGACCCAAGACAAGGGGCAACCACACACGACTGA
- a CDS encoding PEP-utilizing enzyme: MFLLQARRAKHTNWAAIVIAVDMVNEALVTPTQALSQLGGIDLATVIHITIVACLPKSLARAQVASMGVTTGVIALDPSCVKRFSEAGKPAILVRQDTVTTDIEGMALAVGILTASGGCTSHAVVVARQLGKVCLVACTELHIDMTRRQCTIGGIVLNEGDLISLDGDGGVVYPGQLAIVTERPDRSLAAIASWREARAA; this comes from the coding sequence TTGTTCCTGCTTCAGGCGCGCCGCGCCAAACACACGAACTGGGCCGCGATCGTCATCGCAGTGGACATGGTAAACGAAGCGCTTGTAACGCCCACGCAGGCTTTGTCGCAGCTTGGCGGGATTGATCTCGCGACAGTGATCCACATCACGATCGTCGCATGCTTACCCAAAAGCCTGGCGCGGGCCCAGGTCGCCAGCATGGGTGTGACGACCGGTGTCATCGCGCTCGATCCTTCTTGCGTCAAACGGTTTTCAGAAGCGGGCAAACCCGCCATTCTGGTTCGCCAGGACACTGTGACGACGGATATCGAGGGCATGGCGCTCGCCGTCGGTATCCTGACCGCATCCGGCGGCTGCACCTCCCACGCTGTAGTGGTGGCGCGTCAGCTTGGCAAGGTGTGCCTGGTCGCCTGCACCGAGCTGCACATCGACATGACCCGCCGCCAGTGCACGATTGGCGGCATTGTCCTGAACGAAGGCGATCTCATCTCCCTCGATGGTGATGGCGGCGTCGTCTATCCGGGGCAGCTTGCGATTGTGACCGAGCGGCCGGATCGCTCGCTCGCGGCGATCGCCTCCTGGCGCGAAGCGCGAGCCGCATAG